The following coding sequences lie in one Arachis hypogaea cultivar Tifrunner chromosome 9, arahy.Tifrunner.gnm2.J5K5, whole genome shotgun sequence genomic window:
- the LOC112710895 gene encoding F-box protein At2g02240 encodes MDLQALPEGCIANILSLTTPLDAGRLSLISRTFCSAAQSDSVWERFLPSDLESIISDSHQFSSLIAAYPSKKALYLHLSDHPLLIDHGRKSFQLDKRTGKKCYMIAARDLTIIWGSTPEYWEWITLPESRFKEVAKLLAVCWFEIRRNISTIILSPGTQYAAFLVYKMIDAHGFHLEPAELTVGIVGGISSTKSVCLDPNVEERHLGPNFQGLERPKERSDGWLEIEMGDFFNLGLEDEVEMRVIEIDSKWWKHGFFLQGIEVRPKIV; translated from the exons ATGGATCTGCAAGCGTTGCCGGAAGGATGCATAGCCAACATACTGTCTCTAACCACTCCTCTTGATGCCGGCAGGCTCTCCTTGATTTCCAGAACCTTCTGTTCTGCCGCCCAATCTGATTCTGTCTGGGAACGTTTCTTACCCTCTGATCTGGAATCCATCATTtctgattctcatcaattttctTCTTTGATTGCCGCCTATCCTTCTAAGAAGGCCCTCTACCTTCATCTCTCCGACCATCCTCTTCTCATTGACCACGGTCGCAAG AGCTTTCAATTGGACAAACGGACTGGGAAGAAGTGTTACATGATTGCTGCAAGAGACCTCACCATTATTTGGGGTTCCACTCCTGAGTACTGGGAGTGGATAACCCTGCCTGAATCCAG GTTTAAAGAAGTTGCTAAACTTCTTGCTGTGTGTTGGTTCGAGATTCGTAGGAACATCAGCACCATTATATTGTCCCCAGGCACACAATATGCAGCTTTTCTTGTGTACAAGATGATCGATGCTCATGGATTTCACTTAGAGCCCGCCGAGTTAACAGTAGGCATAGTCGGAGGGATAAGTTCTACCAAAAGTGTTTGTTTGGACCCAAACGTAGAAGAGAGGCATTTGGGCCCCAATTTCCAAGGATTGGAACGACCGAAGGAGAGAAGCGATGGGTGGTTGGAGATTGAGATGGGAGACTTCTTCAATTTAGGATTAGAAGATGAAGTTGAGATGAGAGTTATAGAGATAGACAGCAAATGGTGGAAGCATGGTTTCTTTCTTCAAGGGATAGAAGTTAGGCCTAAAATCGTATGA